From the genome of Metarhizium brunneum chromosome 4, complete sequence, one region includes:
- the mtr_6 gene encoding N amino acid transport system protein — translation MKFLNLKGEKEPREPMYDDQNEKEKGSTREEDASVARDAVLVDDGEQAANIFSEGGKNYRTMGRWDTALVLASNQVGLGILSLPKILDVLGIVPAVITIIGLGVVSWYTAYELLQFYRKHPHVVNMADMARVIGGVPFEVVFGICLLIKICFTCGSATITISIALNTISNHGLCTVGFAGIAAIACWLLCLPRKFKFVAQVGLPSTISIIAAVLIVIISLGMSPPQNAPPGFEKTLKIVGDPSFTDGVNAVLKVCYAYAGNVGFVSYMAEMKNPSKDFVPALTVLQVFSVALYLITAVVIYCLSGQYTTSPALGSAPTIPAKIAYGIVLPAILSTGLVFGHTAIKYLYVVAMRAMKSTHQLTDRSVKSWGTWIACATLFWTVSFVIANAIPIFDSILSIASATFIAWFTFGISGVFWYHRNWQEKFHRKNIPLAIVNALLIVQALFMNGVGLWAAIRQLVDIFNDKENKIGGVFPCGDNSLF, via the coding sequence CGCGGGAGCCGATGTACGATGATCAAaacgaaaaggaaaagggcAGCACccgcgaagaagatgccTCGGTGGCGCGCGACGCCGTCCTGGTCGACGACGGTGAGCAGGCGGCCAACATCTTCAGCGAAGGCGGCAAAAACTACAGAACCATGGGCCGCTGGGACACTGCTCTCGTGCTCGCGTCCAACCAGGTCGGCCTGGGCATTTTGTCTCTTCCCAAGATTCTCGACGTCTTGGGCATCGTCCccgccgtcatcaccattATAGGGCTCGGCGTCGTCTCGTGGTACACTGCCTATGAACTCCTCCAGTTTTACCGCAAACACCCCCATGttgtcaacatggctgaCATGGCGCGCGTGATTGGCGGCGTGCCATTCGAGGTCGTCTTCGGCATTTGTCTCCTCATCAAGATCTGCTTCACGTGCGGCTcggccaccatcaccatctccATTGCGCTCAACACGATTTCCAACCACGGGCTTTGCACCGTGGGGTTTGCCGGCATTGCGGCCATTgcctgctggctgctgtgCCTGCCTCGCAAGTTCAAATTCGTGGCCCAGGTCGGCCTTCCCTccaccatcagcatcatTGCGGCggtcctcatcgtcatcatcagcctcGGCATGTCGCCGCCTCAGAATGCGCCGCCCGGGTTCGAAAAGACGCTCAAGATTGTTGGCGACCCGTCCTTTACCGACGGCGTCAACGCCGTTCTCAAGGTGTGCTACGCATACGCTGGAAACGTCGGCTTCGTGTCGtacatggccgagatgaagAACCCGAGCAAAGACTTCGTCCCCGCCCTCACGGTCCTGCAGGTCTTTTCCGTCGCCCTGTACCTCATCACGGCCGTCGTCATATACTGCCTGTCTGGCCAGTACACGACCTCGCCGGCGCTGGGATCCGCGCCCACCATCCCGGCCAAGATCGCGTACGGCATCGTCCTGCCGGCCATTCTCTCCACGGGGCTCGTCTTTGGCCACACGGCCATCAAGTACCTCTACGTCGTGGCCATGCGGGCCATGAAGTCGACGCACCAGCTTACCGACAGATCGGTCAAGTCATGGGGCACCTGGATCGCGTGCGCGACCCTGTTCTGGACAGTGTCGTttgtcattgccaacgcGATTCCCATCTTCGACTCGATCCTGTCCATTGCGTCGGCCACGTTTATCGCGTGGTTCACCTTTGGCATCAGCGGCGTCTTTTGGTACCACCGCAACTGGCAGGAAAAGTTCCACAGGAAGAACATCCCCCTTGCCATTGTGAATGCCTTGCTTATTGTCCAGGCTCTCTTCATGAACGGGGTGGGGCTGTGGGCAGCGATTCGGCAACTGGTTGACATTTTCAACGACAAGGAGAACAAGATAGGAGGTGTGTTTCCGTGCGGAGATAACTCGTTGTTTTAG